From Ignavibacteria bacterium, one genomic window encodes:
- the obgE gene encoding GTPase ObgE, which yields MFIDYAEIEIKAGNGGAGQISFRREKFVPKGGPSGGDGGRGGDVIVRAHHNLHTLLDFRYKRHYSAENGEKGGNSLKDGKSGDNVIIKVPVGTIIKDRDTGEVLADLDQNEKSVVIAKGGIGGRGNSKFATPTNQTPRHAEAGRPGEQRAIVLELKLIADVGLVGFPNAGKSTLISVVSAAKPKIADYPFTTLEPNLGIVQYKDYQSFVVADIPGIIEGAHTGKGLGIKFLKHIERTGILLFLIDITSENYQKDYNTLVNELANYSEVLLNKKRIVAFSKADLLEEKELKKLKKKKLKNYDGTILIFSSASGYGINELKDYLWAELKS from the coding sequence ATGTTTATAGACTACGCAGAAATAGAAATTAAAGCAGGCAACGGCGGAGCCGGACAGATCTCTTTCAGAAGGGAAAAGTTTGTTCCCAAAGGCGGCCCCTCAGGCGGAGACGGCGGCAGGGGGGGGGACGTAATTGTCCGCGCCCACCATAACCTCCATACACTCCTCGATTTCAGGTACAAAAGGCACTATTCGGCTGAAAACGGCGAAAAGGGGGGGAACTCTCTTAAAGACGGCAAAAGCGGCGATAACGTTATTATTAAGGTCCCGGTTGGAACCATCATTAAGGACAGGGATACAGGCGAGGTCCTGGCCGACCTGGATCAGAATGAAAAAAGCGTCGTTATTGCAAAAGGCGGCATCGGCGGCCGCGGCAACAGCAAATTTGCAACTCCAACAAACCAGACCCCGCGCCACGCGGAGGCCGGAAGACCGGGTGAGCAGCGGGCTATTGTCCTGGAGCTTAAACTCATTGCTGACGTTGGACTTGTAGGTTTCCCGAATGCAGGCAAATCCACGCTGATTTCAGTAGTTTCTGCGGCAAAACCTAAAATTGCGGACTATCCCTTTACTACGCTTGAGCCTAACCTTGGCATTGTGCAGTATAAGGATTACCAGAGCTTTGTGGTTGCCGATATACCCGGAATTATCGAAGGCGCCCACACGGGCAAGGGCCTCGGCATCAAGTTCCTAAAGCACATCGAAAGAACAGGAATACTTCTCTTCTTAATTGATATTACCTCGGAAAACTACCAGAAGGATTATAATACTCTGGTAAATGAGCTGGCAAATTACAGCGAAGTTTTACTCAACAAGAAAAGAATAGTCGCTTTTTCCAAAGCCGACCTCCTGGAAGAAAAAGAGCTCAAGAAGCTGAAAAAGAAAAAGCTGAAAAA